In a genomic window of Glaciimonas sp. PCH181:
- a CDS encoding response regulator transcription factor, protein MSKHALITKIRIVIADDHPVALSGVKTLIEQCANMIVTGIAASPRGVFQQLDKQQCDILVTDFSMPVQNEVDGIEMIRQIRLQFPMIAVVVLTAMKKAPLYTALLELGVRAIVNKDSDNGEIAQAINQAFNGLIFLGRSSAELMKMRQLITADDMHNKQHLSVRETEVLHFLSRGVSADGIARILHRSIKTISHHKRSAMEKLNVETDLQLMRYFAEKELDDVAPANIVQNSVMK, encoded by the coding sequence ATGTCAAAACATGCATTGATCACCAAGATTCGCATCGTTATCGCGGATGATCACCCCGTCGCCCTTTCTGGCGTAAAAACGCTGATCGAGCAATGCGCCAATATGATCGTGACGGGCATCGCCGCCAGCCCTCGTGGCGTTTTCCAGCAACTCGACAAGCAGCAATGTGACATTCTGGTGACCGACTTTTCTATGCCAGTCCAGAATGAAGTAGACGGCATCGAAATGATCCGTCAGATACGTCTTCAATTTCCGATGATCGCGGTGGTCGTCTTGACGGCGATGAAAAAAGCACCGTTATATACCGCGTTACTAGAATTAGGAGTGCGGGCGATTGTCAACAAAGATAGTGATAACGGTGAAATCGCCCAAGCGATCAATCAAGCCTTTAACGGCCTGATATTTTTGGGAAGAAGCAGCGCAGAGTTAATGAAGATGCGTCAACTCATTACAGCGGACGATATGCATAACAAACAACATTTGTCAGTCCGTGAAACCGAAGTATTGCATTTCCTTTCGAGAGGCGTCTCCGCCGATGGCATCGCCCGCATCCTGCACCGCAGCATCAAGACGATTAGCCATCATAAGCGTTCAGCGATGGAAAAACTCAATGTAGAAACGGATCTTCAACTCATGCGCTATTTTGCAGAGAAAGAGCTGGATGACGTCGC